In Flammeovirgaceae bacterium 311, one DNA window encodes the following:
- a CDS encoding TrmA family RNA methyltransferase (COG2265 SAM-dependent methyltransferases related to tRNA (uracil-5-)-methyltransferase) has protein sequence MARLKKNQVLEKLEIATVAAEGKCVARYEGQVIFVPNVAPGDVVDIRIIRDKKSYAEGIPVQFHSYSKLRQQPFCQHFDYCGGCKWQHLTYESQLQFKRQQVVDNLQRIGKISLPEVRPTIGSEKISMYRNKLEYTFSNRKWLTGEELKSGLPIRKDALGFHMSGRFDRVLDIEYCHLQPDPSNAIRNALRKFAHAEDLPFYDLVENEGFIRNLIIRTSSTGETMVIVQFARPYMEEVQKVMEFLNGEFPEITSLQYIINQKFNETYYDQEVVLFKGRPWIEEEMEGLRFRIGPKSFYQTNSDQAYTLYKVARDYAALTGSEVVYDLYTGTGTIANFVARQAQKVVGVESVPEAIEDAKINSEINGIGNTSFFAGDMRDLLTEDFIQQHGQPDVVITDPPRAGMHEDVVKTLLAVAPQRIVYVSCNPSTQARDLQWLSEKYEVKAIQPVDMFPHTHHIENVVLLERR, from the coding sequence ATGGCAAGACTAAAGAAAAATCAGGTACTGGAGAAGCTGGAGATAGCTACTGTAGCAGCCGAAGGAAAATGTGTGGCCCGTTACGAAGGGCAGGTAATATTTGTGCCGAACGTAGCTCCCGGCGATGTAGTGGATATCCGCATCATACGCGATAAAAAGAGCTATGCCGAAGGCATACCGGTGCAGTTTCACAGCTATTCTAAACTGCGGCAACAGCCCTTCTGCCAGCACTTTGATTACTGTGGGGGCTGTAAATGGCAGCACCTTACCTACGAGAGCCAGCTGCAGTTTAAGCGACAGCAGGTGGTGGATAATCTGCAGCGGATCGGAAAAATAAGCCTGCCCGAGGTGAGGCCTACCATTGGCTCCGAAAAGATCAGCATGTACCGCAACAAGCTGGAGTATACCTTCAGCAACCGTAAATGGCTTACCGGGGAAGAGCTGAAAAGCGGCCTGCCAATACGCAAAGATGCCCTGGGTTTTCATATGTCGGGCCGTTTTGACAGGGTGCTGGATATTGAGTACTGCCACCTGCAGCCCGACCCCAGCAATGCCATCCGCAACGCCCTGCGCAAGTTTGCCCATGCAGAAGACCTGCCCTTTTACGACCTGGTGGAGAACGAAGGCTTTATCCGCAACCTGATTATCCGCACCAGCAGCACCGGCGAAACTATGGTGATCGTGCAGTTTGCCCGCCCCTACATGGAGGAGGTGCAAAAGGTAATGGAATTCCTGAACGGGGAGTTTCCGGAAATCACTTCCCTGCAGTACATCATCAACCAGAAATTTAACGAGACCTACTACGACCAGGAGGTGGTGCTTTTCAAGGGCCGCCCCTGGATCGAAGAGGAAATGGAAGGCCTGCGCTTCAGGATTGGCCCAAAATCGTTCTACCAGACCAATTCCGACCAGGCTTATACCCTTTATAAGGTAGCACGCGATTACGCTGCCCTAACAGGCTCGGAGGTGGTATACGACCTCTACACCGGCACCGGCACCATAGCCAACTTTGTAGCCAGGCAGGCACAAAAAGTAGTGGGTGTTGAATCGGTACCCGAGGCCATCGAAGATGCCAAAATCAATTCGGAAATAAACGGCATTGGCAACACCAGCTTTTTTGCCGGCGATATGCGCGATCTGCTCACAGAGGACTTCATTCAGCAGCATGGCCAGCCCGATGTAGTCATTACCGATCCGCCCCGGGCAGGTATGCACGAAGATGTAGTAAAAACGCTCCTGGCGGTTGCCCCGCAACGCATTGTGTACGTAAGCTGCAACCCCTCTACCCAGGCCCGCGACCTGCAGTGGCTATCGGAAAAATATGAGGTTAAAGCCATCCAGCCTGTAGATATGTTCCCGCATACGCACCATATAGAAAATGTGGTTTTGCTGGAGAGGAGGTAA